The following proteins are co-located in the Escherichia fergusonii ATCC 35469 genome:
- a CDS encoding YcbK family protein has translation MDKFDANRRKLLALGGVALGAAILPAAPAFATLSTPRPRILTLNNLHTGESIKAEFFDGRGYIQEELAKLNHFFRDYRANKIKSIDPGLFDQLYRLQGLLGTRKPVQLISGYRSIDTNNELRAHSRGVAKKSYHTKGQAMDFHIEGIALSNIRKAALSMRAGGVGYYPRSNFVHIDTGPARHW, from the coding sequence ATGGACAAATTCGACGCTAATCGCCGCAAATTGTTGGCGCTGGGTGGTGTTGCACTTGGTGCTGCCATCCTGCCTGCTGCTCCTGCATTTGCGACACTCTCTACCCCACGCCCGCGCATTTTGACACTCAATAATCTCCATACCGGAGAGTCAATCAAAGCGGAGTTTTTCGATGGCAGAGGCTATATTCAGGAAGAATTGGCAAAACTAAACCATTTTTTCCGCGATTACCGCGCGAACAAAATAAAGTCCATCGACCCAGGGTTATTTGACCAGTTGTATCGCCTGCAAGGGTTGTTAGGCACCCGCAAACCGGTGCAACTCATTTCTGGTTATCGCTCTATTGATACCAACAATGAATTACGCGCCCACAGCCGTGGAGTAGCGAAGAAAAGCTATCACACTAAAGGCCAGGCGATGGATTTCCATATTGAAGGCATCGCGTTAAGCAATATTCGCAAAGCCGCGTTATCTATGCGCGCAGGTGGTGTAGGATATTACCCACGTAGTAACTTTGTGCATATTGATACCGGGCCAGCACGGCACTGGTAG